Proteins encoded in a region of the Candidatus Cloacimonas sp. genome:
- a CDS encoding PorV/PorQ family protein — protein sequence MAFSFLILMPLMAQHQDAGTTGFSTLKIIYSARANAMGQAMLGRNMNFDGMQFNPATLIRIENKGAFTTLADHFVGSGGGSVGYVVPKNIYTSYGFYLNYWNSGSIDRTDIGPNGEFIELDDTFSAQDIAAGFAVAKFVSPALDAGGSVKLVLDQIDGKSATAALIDVGILHHTPNERVKVGLSARNLGFQLSHYTDNKYSEGIPVTYGVGLGINAGANSLLNIDLTKATGENFIGKLGIEQRIHPALVLRGGFKTNAGDYSMGGSMGWTSGISLGLGWLWKNYAIDYAISSYGDLGLTNQVSLRYNLN from the coding sequence CATCAGGATGCCGGAACTACCGGTTTTTCCACTTTGAAGATAATATATTCTGCCCGGGCAAATGCGATGGGGCAGGCAATGCTTGGTAGAAATATGAATTTTGATGGAATGCAATTTAATCCGGCAACCTTGATTCGCATAGAAAATAAAGGTGCATTCACAACGCTTGCAGACCATTTTGTCGGTTCCGGAGGTGGTTCTGTCGGTTATGTAGTTCCCAAAAACATTTATACTTCCTACGGATTTTATCTAAATTATTGGAATTCCGGTTCCATTGATAGAACGGATATAGGACCTAATGGAGAATTTATTGAACTGGATGATACATTCAGTGCGCAAGATATCGCAGCCGGTTTTGCCGTGGCAAAATTTGTTAGCCCCGCTTTGGATGCAGGTGGAAGCGTAAAACTTGTTCTGGATCAAATTGATGGTAAATCAGCCACTGCCGCTTTGATCGATGTTGGCATTTTACATCATACGCCCAATGAAAGAGTTAAAGTGGGTCTTAGTGCGCGCAATCTGGGTTTTCAATTAAGCCATTATACCGATAATAAATATTCTGAAGGCATCCCAGTTACCTACGGGGTCGGTTTGGGCATAAATGCAGGTGCTAATTCTCTTTTGAATATAGATTTAACTAAAGCGACGGGAGAAAATTTCATAGGCAAACTTGGCATTGAGCAACGCATCCATCCTGCGCTTGTTTTGAGAGGCGGTTTCAAGACAAATGCCGGTGATTATTCGATGGGTGGAAGTATGGGTTGGACTTCCGGAATCAGTTTGGGGCTGGGTTGGCTCTGGAAAAATTACGCAATTGACTATGCAATATCCTCTTATGGTGATTTGGGCTTAACCAATCAAGTTAGCTTACGCTATAATCTAAACTAA